In Melospiza melodia melodia isolate bMelMel2 chromosome 20, bMelMel2.pri, whole genome shotgun sequence, a single genomic region encodes these proteins:
- the STX2 gene encoding syntaxin-2 isoform X2 yields MKDRLADLAEYKGNEDGETVIIEKDHFMDDFFQQVEEIRNNIAKIAQNVEEVKKQHSIILSAPNPEGRTKEELEELNEEIKKIANKIRARLKAIEQSFDQGENANRTSVDLRIRKTQHSVLAHKFVEVMTEYNETQTLFRERSKGRIQRQLEITGKTTTDEELEEMLESGNPSIFTSDIISDSQITRQALNEIESRHKDIMKLESSIRELHELFMDMAMFVETQGEMINNIEKNVMNATDYVEHAKEETKKAVKYQSKARRKLMFIIICVTVLLLILGIILATTLS; encoded by the exons ATGAAGGACCGGCTGGCCGACCTGGCCGAG TATAAAGGAAATGAAGATGGGGAGACGGTTATCATCGAGAAAGACCATTTTATGGATGACTTCTTCCAACAG GTTGAGGAAATCAGAAATAACATAGCAAAAATAGCACAAAATGTGGAAGAAGTGAAGAAGCAGCACAGCATTATCCTGTCAGCACCAAATCCTGAAGGAA gaaCAAAGGAAGAACTCGAAGAACTAAATGAGGAAATCAAGAAAATTGCTAATAAAATCCGGGCCAGGTTAAAGG CTATTGAGCAGAGCTTTGATCAGGGTGAAAATGCCAATCGGACATCAGTGGACCTCAGGATCAGAAAAACACAG CACTCGGTGCTGGCACACAAGTTTGTGGAGGTGATGACCGAGTACAACGAGACGCAGACGCTGTTCCGGGAGCGCAGCAAGGGCCGcatccagaggcagctggagatcA CTGGAAAGACGACCACTGAcgaggagctggaggagatgtTAGAGAGTGGCAATCCTTCCATTTTCACTTCTGAT ATCATTTCAGACTCGCAGATCACCCGGCAGGCGCTGAACGAGATCGAGTCCCGGCACAAGGACATCATGAAGCTGGAGTCCAGCATCCGCGAGCTGCACGAGCTCTTCATGGACATGGCCATGTTTGTGGAGACACAG GGAGAAATGATCAACAACATAGAGAAGAACGTGATGAATGCCACAGACTATGTGGAGCATGCAAAAGAAGAGACAAAGAAGGCAGTTAAATATCAAAGCAAAGCACGCAGG AAATTGATGTTCATAATAATATGTGTAACTGTACTGCTTCTGATACTTGGAATTATCCTAGCAACAACTCTGTCCTAG
- the STX2 gene encoding syntaxin-2 isoform X1, translating to MKDRLADLAEYKGNEDGETVIIEKDHFMDDFFQQVEEIRNNIAKIAQNVEEVKKQHSIILSAPNPEGRTKEELEELNEEIKKIANKIRARLKAIEQSFDQGENANRTSVDLRIRKTQHSVLAHKFVEVMTEYNETQTLFRERSKGRIQRQLEITGKTTTDEELEEMLESGNPSIFTSDIISDSQITRQALNEIESRHKDIMKLESSIRELHELFMDMAMFVETQGEMINNIEKNVMNATDYVEHAKEETKKAVKYQSKARRKMVIIIIVSVVLIAIVALIIGLSVGIR from the exons ATGAAGGACCGGCTGGCCGACCTGGCCGAG TATAAAGGAAATGAAGATGGGGAGACGGTTATCATCGAGAAAGACCATTTTATGGATGACTTCTTCCAACAG GTTGAGGAAATCAGAAATAACATAGCAAAAATAGCACAAAATGTGGAAGAAGTGAAGAAGCAGCACAGCATTATCCTGTCAGCACCAAATCCTGAAGGAA gaaCAAAGGAAGAACTCGAAGAACTAAATGAGGAAATCAAGAAAATTGCTAATAAAATCCGGGCCAGGTTAAAGG CTATTGAGCAGAGCTTTGATCAGGGTGAAAATGCCAATCGGACATCAGTGGACCTCAGGATCAGAAAAACACAG CACTCGGTGCTGGCACACAAGTTTGTGGAGGTGATGACCGAGTACAACGAGACGCAGACGCTGTTCCGGGAGCGCAGCAAGGGCCGcatccagaggcagctggagatcA CTGGAAAGACGACCACTGAcgaggagctggaggagatgtTAGAGAGTGGCAATCCTTCCATTTTCACTTCTGAT ATCATTTCAGACTCGCAGATCACCCGGCAGGCGCTGAACGAGATCGAGTCCCGGCACAAGGACATCATGAAGCTGGAGTCCAGCATCCGCGAGCTGCACGAGCTCTTCATGGACATGGCCATGTTTGTGGAGACACAG GGAGAAATGATCAACAACATAGAGAAGAACGTGATGAATGCCACAGACTATGTGGAGCATGCAAAAGAAGAGACAAAGAAGGCAGTTAAATATCAAAGCAAAGCACGCAGG AAAATGGTGATAATTATCATTGTGTCAGTGGTGTTGATTGCCATAGTAGCTCTAATAATTGGTTTGTCTGTGGGTATTCGGTGA
- the LOC134427560 gene encoding circumsporozoite protein-like → MGTAGGQRAPTAGTHSGHGYMGTAGGQRAPTAGTHSGRGYMGTAGGERAPTAGTDSGHGYMGTRSGHGYMGTAGGQRAPTAGTHSGHGCMGTAGGERARQRARLHGHKERARLNGHGEQGAGTGSRQRARWSGHNGPVTAGSPAPQNGHDGAGTAGSP, encoded by the coding sequence ATGGGCAcggcgggcgggcagcgggcACCGACAGCGGGCACCCACAGCGGGCACGGCTACATGGGCAcggcgggcgggcagcgggcACCGACAGCGGGCACCCACAGCGGGCGCGGCTACATGGGCacggcgggcggggagcgggcaCCGACAGCGGGCACCGACAGCGGGCACGGCTACATGGGCACAAGGAGCGGGCACGGCTACATGGGCAcggcgggcgggcagcgggcACCGACAGCGGGCACCCACAGCGGGCACGGCTGCATGGGCacggcgggcggggagcgggcaCGGCAGCGGGCACGGCTACATGGGCACAAGGAGCGGGCCCGGCTAAATGGGCACGGCGAGCAGGGAGCTGGCACGGGGAGCCGGCAGCGGGCACGATGGAGCGGGCATAACGGACCGGTCACGGCGGGCAGTCCCGCCCCGCAGAACGGGCACGATGGAGCGGGCACGGCGGGCAGTCCGTAA